From Carya illinoinensis cultivar Pawnee chromosome 5, C.illinoinensisPawnee_v1, whole genome shotgun sequence, one genomic window encodes:
- the LOC122309310 gene encoding probable LL-diaminopimelate aminotransferase, chloroplastic: MQYSQLSTRICVPYAVSLQPKTTWNSPKFNNEKSVGHCTRVPRNVNMEKLQSGYLFPEICMREFEHSQKYPQAGLIRLGVGDTTEPIPDIITSAMAEHAHALSTVQGYRGYGAEQGNMALRKAIAETFYRDVGVKADEVFVSDGAQCDISRLQMLMGPNVSVAVQDPSFPGYIDSSVIVGQSGMFQDENGKYENIVYMKCGRENNFFPDLSNTSRTDIIFFCSPNNPTGYAASRQQLKQLVEFAKANGSIIVYDSAYATYISDESPRSIFEIPGAKEVAIEVSSFSKFAGFTGVRLGWTVVPEELLYLNGFPVIKDYNRIVCTCFNGASSVVQAGGLACLSKDGYRALIAVVDYYMGNAGIIADAFTSLGRKVYGGKNAPYLWVHFPGMSSWDIFSEILEKTHIVTVPGRGFGPGGEEYIRVSAFGQRERILEASRRLKNLYK; encoded by the exons ATGCAGTACTCTCAACTTTCAACACGCATTTGCGTACCTTATGCAGTTTCATTACAGCCTAAAACAACTTGGAACAG TCCAAAGTTCAACAATGAGAAGAGCGTTG GTCATTGCACAAGAGTCCCACGCAATGTTAATATGGAGAAACTGCAGAGTGGATATTTGTTTCCAGAG ATATGCATGCGTGAGTTTGAACACTCTCAGAAATATCCACAAGCAGGCTTAATAAGACTTGGCGTTGGAGATACTACAGAGCCTATACCAGATATCATAACTTCTGCTATGGCTGAG CATGCACATGCTCTATCAACGGTTCAAGGTTATAGAGGGTATGGAGCTGAGCAAGGCAACATG GCACTAAGAAAGGCTATTGCAGAAACATTTTACAGAGATGTGGGTGTAAAAGCCGATGAAGTTTTTGTATCAGATGGTGCACAATGTGACATTTCCCGCCTCCAG ATGCTTATGGGGCCGAATGTGTCAGTGGCTGTACAggatccatcttttccg GGGTATATAGATTCCAGTGTTATTGTTGGTCAGTCTGGCATGTTCCAAGACGAAAACGGGAAGTATGAGAATATTGTGTACATGAAGTGCGGGCGCGAGAATAATTTTTTCCCAGACTTGTCAAATACTTCAAGGActgatatcattttcttctgcTCTCCAAACAACCCGACTGGTTATGCTGCATCACGGCAGCAATTAAAGCAGCTTGTGGAGTTTGCTAAGGCAAATGGATCCATAATTGTTTATGACTCTGCCTATGCTACTTATATATCAGATGAAAGCCCCAGATCAATCTTTGAAATTCCAGGAGCCAAAGAG GTTGCCATTGAAGTTTCGTCCTTCTCCAAGTTTGCCGGTTTCACAGGCGTTCGCCTTGGTTGGACAGTCGTCCCTGAGGAGCTTTTGTACTTGAATGGATTTCCTGTCATTAAGGATTATAATCGCATTGTGTGCACCTGTTTCAATGGCGCATCAAGTGTTGTTCAAGCTGGGGGACTAGCCTGCCTTTCCAAAGATGGTTACAGG gCCTTAATTGCTGTGGTTGATTACTACATGGGCAATGCAGGCATAATTGCTGATGCATTTACATCACTAGGGCGAAAGGTGTATGGAGGCAAAAATGCACCTTATTTGTGGGTACATTTTCCGGGAATGAGTTCTTGGGACATTTTCAGCGAGATTCTTGAGAAAACACACATAGTGACAGTGCCAGGCAGAGGATTTGGTCCCGGTGGTGAAGAATACATTAGAGTCAGTGCATTTGGCCAGAGAGAACGTATATTGGAAGCTTCAAGGAGGCTCAAAAATCTTTACAAATAA